The proteins below are encoded in one region of Streptomyces ficellus:
- a CDS encoding M48 family metalloprotease produces MSQPPQPPHQGSPPPYPEAPAAVPPGYPGQGPAQPAPPPAYPTGPGAAVPPQAPPYPHTPQAPPYPHPPVRRPHAQRPDHPGHHPHQPGPGPAGPLPHDTAHPHHISTDRRRIHLSDSQRGADATAIGNLLLYLPHFLCSAFVVALVSLVFGGFGLILFVAWLLSGALVFHRPTESAIARRLLRLRYPTAQERARLEPVWREVAARAGVEGRNYELWVEDSDHLNAVAAAGHIVGVTRFAMNRLPNGELAAVLAHELGHHVGGHAWSSLLGHWYALPGRIAWRVLRTVSAVVFRVSRLFSCFGMGFVLLVFGAIAYATVSTLYGLPLLVLAVPYALAAVGRRAELRADRHAAVLGFAPMLAAVLDKLHQAEQHQQAQAAAVAAYHGQPPPQESPLSKLLSSHPDHHTRLHHLQPYLRPQH; encoded by the coding sequence ATGTCCCAGCCACCACAGCCGCCCCACCAGGGCTCCCCGCCCCCGTACCCCGAAGCACCCGCCGCCGTTCCGCCCGGCTACCCGGGGCAGGGGCCCGCACAGCCCGCGCCGCCGCCCGCGTACCCCACCGGCCCAGGCGCCGCCGTACCCCCGCAGGCCCCGCCGTACCCCCACACCCCGCAGGCGCCGCCGTACCCCCACCCGCCCGTCCGCCGACCCCACGCCCAGCGCCCGGACCACCCGGGCCACCACCCGCACCAGCCCGGTCCCGGGCCCGCCGGTCCGCTTCCCCACGACACCGCCCACCCGCACCACATCAGCACCGACCGGCGGCGGATCCACCTCTCCGACAGCCAGCGCGGCGCCGACGCCACCGCCATCGGCAACCTGCTGCTCTACCTCCCCCACTTCCTGTGCAGCGCGTTCGTCGTGGCGCTGGTCTCGCTCGTCTTCGGCGGGTTCGGGCTCATCCTGTTCGTCGCCTGGCTGCTCAGCGGCGCCCTGGTGTTCCACCGCCCCACCGAGAGCGCCATCGCCCGCCGGCTGCTGCGCCTGCGGTACCCCACCGCGCAGGAGCGGGCCCGGCTGGAGCCGGTGTGGCGGGAGGTCGCCGCAAGGGCGGGAGTGGAGGGCCGCAACTACGAGCTGTGGGTGGAGGACAGCGACCACCTGAACGCGGTGGCCGCCGCCGGGCACATCGTCGGCGTGACCCGGTTCGCCATGAACCGGCTGCCCAACGGCGAACTCGCCGCCGTCCTGGCGCACGAGTTGGGCCACCACGTCGGCGGGCACGCCTGGTCCTCGCTGCTCGGCCACTGGTACGCGCTGCCCGGCCGGATCGCCTGGCGGGTGCTGCGTACCGTCTCGGCGGTGGTCTTCAGGGTGTCCCGGCTGTTCTCCTGCTTCGGCATGGGCTTCGTGCTGCTGGTCTTCGGCGCCATCGCCTACGCGACGGTCAGCACCCTGTACGGGCTCCCGCTCCTCGTCCTCGCCGTGCCGTACGCCCTCGCCGCCGTCGGCCGGCGCGCCGAGCTGCGGGCCGACCGGCACGCGGCCGTCCTCGGCTTCGCCCCCATGCTGGCCGCCGTCCTGGACAAGCTCCACCAAGCGGAACAGCACCAGCAGGCACAGGCCGCCGCCGTCGCCGCGTACCACGGGCAGCCGCCGCCGCAGGAGAGCCCGCTGAGCAAGCTGCTCTCCTCGCACCCGGACCACCACACCCGGCTGCACCACCTCCAGCCGTACCTACGACCACAGCACTAG
- a CDS encoding DNA-directed RNA polymerase subunit beta', with protein MLDVNFFDELRIGLATADDIRQWSHGEVKKPETINYRTLKPEKDGLFCEKIFGPTRDWECYCGKYKRVRFKGIICERCGVEVTRAKVRRERMGHIELAAPVTHIWYFKGVPSRLGYLLDLAPKDLEKVIYFAAYMITYVDEERRTRDLPSLEAHVSVERQQIENRRDADLEARAKKLETDLAELEAEGAKADVRRKVREGAEREMKQLRDRAQREIDRLDEVWNRFKNLKVQDLEGDELLYRELRDRFGTYFDGSMGAAALQKRLESFDLDEEAEKLREIIRTGKGQKKTRALKRLKVVSAFLQTSNSPKGMVLDCVPVIPPDLRPMVQLDGGRFATSDLNDLYRRVINRNNRLKRLLDLGAPEIIVNNEKRMLQEAVDALFDNGRRGRPVTGPGNRPLKSLSDMLKGKQGRFRQNLLGKRVDYSARSVIVVGPQLKLHQCGLPKAMALELFKPFVMKRLVDLNHAQNIKSAKRMVERGRTVVYDVLEEVIAEHPVLLNRAPTLHRLGIQAFEPQLVEGKAIQIHPLVCTAFNADFDGDQMAVHLPLSAEAQAEARILMLSSNNILKPADGRPVTMPTQDMVLGLFFLTTDEEEREVRGEGRAFNSTAEAIMAFDARELSLQAKVDIRFPIGTVPPRGWTPPVAEEGEPEWQQGDSFRLRTTLGRALFNELLPEDYPFVDYSVGKKQLSEIVNDLAERYPKVIVAATLDNLKAAGFYWATRSGVTVAISDVVVPEAKKEIVKSYEAQDEKVQKQYERGLITKDERTQELIAIWTKATNEVAEAMNDNFPKTNPIFMMVNSGARGNMMQMRQIAGMRGLVSNAKNETIPRPIKASFREGLSVLEYFISTHGARKGLADTALRTADSGYLTRRLVDVSQDVIIREEDCGTERGLKLRIAAKDAAGVLRKAEDVETSVYARMLAEDVVVDGKVIAPANVDLGDVLIDALVNAGVEEVKTRSVLTCESAVGTCAFCYGRSLATGKLVDIGEAVGIIAAQSIGEPGTQLTMRTFHTGGVAGDDITQGLPRVVELFEARTPKGVAPISEASGRVRIEETEKTKKIVVTPDDGSDETAFPISKRAKVLVHEGDHVEVGQKLTAGATNPHDVLRILGQRAVQVHLVGEVQKVYNSQGVSIHDKHIEIIIRQMLRRVTIIESGDAELLPGELVERSKFESENRRVVTEGGHPASGRPQLMGITKASLATESWLSAASFQETTRVLTDAAINAKSDSLIGLKENVIIGKLIPAGTGLSRYRNIRVEPTEEAKAAMYSAVGYDDIDYSPFGTGSGQAVPLEDYDYGPYNQ; from the coding sequence GTGCTCGACGTCAACTTCTTCGACGAGCTGCGGATCGGCCTGGCCACCGCGGACGACATCCGTCAGTGGTCCCACGGCGAGGTCAAGAAGCCGGAGACCATCAACTACCGCACCCTGAAGCCCGAGAAGGACGGACTCTTCTGCGAGAAGATCTTCGGTCCGACCCGGGACTGGGAGTGCTACTGCGGCAAGTACAAGCGTGTCCGCTTCAAGGGCATCATCTGTGAGCGGTGTGGCGTCGAGGTCACCCGCGCCAAGGTGCGCCGTGAGCGGATGGGCCACATCGAGCTGGCCGCCCCCGTCACCCACATCTGGTACTTCAAGGGCGTCCCGTCCCGCCTGGGCTACCTGCTGGACCTCGCCCCGAAGGACCTGGAGAAGGTCATCTACTTCGCGGCGTACATGATCACGTACGTCGACGAGGAGCGCCGCACCCGCGACCTGCCCTCGCTGGAGGCCCACGTCTCCGTCGAGCGCCAGCAGATCGAGAACCGCCGCGACGCCGACCTCGAGGCCCGCGCCAAGAAGCTCGAGACCGACCTGGCCGAGCTCGAGGCCGAGGGCGCCAAGGCTGACGTGCGCCGCAAGGTGCGCGAGGGCGCCGAGCGCGAGATGAAGCAGCTGCGCGACCGCGCCCAGCGCGAGATCGACCGTCTCGACGAGGTGTGGAACCGCTTCAAGAACCTCAAGGTCCAGGACCTCGAGGGCGACGAGCTGCTCTACCGCGAGCTGCGCGACCGCTTCGGCACCTACTTCGACGGCTCGATGGGTGCCGCGGCGCTGCAGAAGCGCCTGGAGTCCTTCGACCTCGACGAGGAGGCCGAGAAGCTCCGCGAGATCATCCGGACCGGCAAGGGCCAGAAGAAGACCCGTGCGCTCAAGCGCCTCAAGGTCGTCTCCGCGTTCCTGCAGACCAGCAACAGCCCCAAGGGCATGGTGCTGGACTGTGTCCCGGTCATCCCGCCGGACCTGCGTCCGATGGTGCAGCTGGACGGTGGCCGCTTCGCGACCTCCGACCTGAACGACCTGTACCGCCGTGTGATCAACCGGAACAACCGTCTCAAGCGTCTCCTTGACCTCGGTGCCCCCGAGATCATCGTGAACAACGAGAAGCGGATGCTCCAGGAGGCCGTCGACGCGCTGTTCGACAACGGCCGCCGCGGTCGCCCGGTCACCGGTCCCGGCAACCGCCCGCTGAAGTCCCTCAGCGACATGCTGAAGGGCAAGCAGGGCCGCTTCCGTCAGAACCTGCTCGGCAAGCGAGTCGACTACTCGGCGCGTTCCGTCATCGTCGTCGGTCCGCAGCTGAAGCTGCACCAGTGCGGTCTGCCCAAGGCCATGGCGCTGGAGCTCTTCAAGCCGTTCGTGATGAAGCGCCTGGTCGACCTGAACCACGCGCAGAACATCAAGTCGGCCAAGCGCATGGTCGAGCGCGGCCGCACCGTGGTGTACGACGTCCTCGAAGAGGTCATCGCCGAGCACCCGGTGCTGCTGAACCGTGCGCCCACGCTGCACCGCCTCGGCATCCAGGCCTTCGAGCCGCAGCTGGTCGAGGGCAAGGCCATCCAGATCCACCCGCTCGTCTGCACCGCGTTCAACGCGGACTTCGACGGTGACCAGATGGCCGTGCACCTGCCGCTGTCCGCGGAGGCGCAGGCCGAGGCCCGCATCCTGATGCTGTCCTCGAACAACATCCTCAAGCCGGCCGACGGCCGTCCCGTCACCATGCCGACCCAGGACATGGTGCTGGGCCTCTTCTTCCTCACCACGGACGAGGAGGAGCGCGAGGTGCGCGGCGAGGGCCGTGCGTTCAACTCCACCGCCGAGGCGATCATGGCCTTCGACGCCCGGGAGCTGTCGCTCCAGGCGAAGGTCGACATCCGCTTCCCGATCGGCACCGTCCCGCCCCGGGGCTGGACTCCGCCGGTCGCCGAAGAGGGTGAGCCCGAGTGGCAGCAGGGTGACTCGTTCCGTCTGCGGACGACCCTGGGCCGTGCGCTCTTCAACGAGCTGCTGCCCGAGGACTACCCGTTCGTCGACTACTCGGTCGGCAAGAAGCAGCTCTCCGAGATCGTCAACGACCTCGCCGAGCGCTACCCCAAGGTCATCGTGGCGGCGACGCTCGACAACCTGAAGGCGGCCGGCTTCTACTGGGCGACCCGTTCCGGTGTCACCGTCGCCATCTCCGACGTCGTCGTTCCCGAGGCGAAGAAGGAGATCGTCAAGTCGTACGAGGCTCAGGACGAGAAGGTCCAGAAGCAGTACGAGCGCGGTCTGATCACCAAGGACGAGCGCACGCAGGAGCTCATCGCGATCTGGACCAAGGCGACCAACGAGGTCGCCGAGGCGATGAACGACAACTTCCCGAAGACCAACCCGATCTTCATGATGGTGAACTCGGGTGCACGAGGCAACATGATGCAGATGCGTCAGATCGCCGGTATGCGTGGTCTTGTGTCGAACGCCAAGAACGAGACGATCCCGCGTCCCATCAAGGCGTCCTTCCGTGAGGGCCTGTCGGTGCTGGAGTACTTCATCTCCACGCACGGTGCCCGTAAGGGTCTCGCCGACACCGCCCTGCGTACCGCCGACTCGGGTTACCTGACCCGTCGTCTGGTGGACGTCTCGCAGGACGTGATCATCCGCGAGGAGGACTGCGGCACCGAGCGCGGTCTGAAGCTGCGGATCGCGGCCAAGGACGCCGCGGGCGTGCTCCGCAAGGCGGAGGACGTCGAGACGTCCGTGTACGCGCGGATGCTCGCCGAGGACGTCGTCGTCGACGGCAAGGTCATCGCGCCGGCCAACGTCGACCTGGGTGACGTGCTCATCGACGCCCTGGTCAACGCGGGCGTCGAGGAGGTCAAGACCCGCTCGGTCCTGACCTGTGAGTCCGCGGTCGGCACCTGTGCCTTCTGCTACGGCCGTTCGCTCGCCACCGGCAAGCTGGTCGACATCGGTGAGGCGGTCGGCATCATCGCCGCCCAGTCCATCGGTGAGCCCGGTACGCAGCTGACGATGCGTACCTTCCACACCGGTGGTGTGGCCGGTGACGACATCACCCAGGGTCTGCCCCGTGTCGTCGAGCTCTTCGAGGCTCGTACGCCGAAGGGTGTCGCCCCGATCTCCGAGGCCTCCGGCCGCGTGCGGATCGAGGAGACCGAGAAGACCAAGAAGATCGTCGTCACCCCGGACGACGGCAGCGACGAGACGGCCTTCCCGATCTCGAAGCGCGCCAAGGTCCTGGTGCACGAGGGCGACCACGTCGAGGTGGGCCAGAAGCTCACCGCGGGTGCAACCAACCCGCACGACGTGCTGCGCATCCTCGGCCAGCGTGCCGTCCAGGTCCACCTGGTCGGCGAGGTCCAGAAGGTCTACAACTCGCAGGGCGTGTCGATCCACGACAAGCACATCGAGATCATCATCCGGCAGATGCTGCGCCGCGTGACGATCATCGAGTCCGGCGACGCGGAGCTGCTTCCGGGCGAGCTGGTCGAGCGGTCGAAGTTCGAGTCGGAGAACCGTCGTGTGGTCACCGAGGGCGGTCACCCCGCCTCCGGCCGTCCGCAGCTGATGGGTATCACCAAGGCGTCGCTGGCGACGGAGTCGTGGCTGTCCGCGGCCTCCTTCCAGGAGACGACCAGGGTCCTGACGGACGCGGCGATCAACGCCAAGTCCGACTCCCTGATCGGCCTCAAGGAGAACGTCATCATCGGTAAGCTCATCCCGGCCGGTACGGGCCTGTCCCGCTACCGCAACATCCGGGTCGAGCCGACCGAGGAGGCCAAGGCCGCGATGTACTCGGCCGTCGGCTACGACGACATCGACTACTCGCCGTTCGGCACCGGCTCCGGCCAGGCCGTTCCGCTGGAGGACTACGACTACGGTCCGTACAACCAGTAA
- the rpoB gene encoding DNA-directed RNA polymerase subunit beta, with protein sequence MAASRNASTANTNNGASTAPLRISFAKIKEPLEVPNLLALQTESFDWLLGNAAWKARVEAALESGQDVPTKSGLEEIFEEISPIEDFSGSMSLTFRDHRFEPPKNSIDECKERDFTYAAPLFVTAEFTNNETGEIKSQTVFMGDFPLMTNKGTFVINGTERVVVSQLVRSPGVYFDSSIDKTSDKDIFSAKIIPSRGAWLEMEIDKRDMVGVRIDRKRKQSVTVLLKALGWTTEQILQEFGEYESMRATLEKDHTQGQDDALLDIYRKLRPGEPPTREAAQTLLENLYFNPKRYDLAKVGRYKVNKKLGADEPLDAGVLTTDDVIATIKYLVKLHAGETETIGENGTQIVVETDDIDHFGNRRLRNVGELIQNQVRTGLARMERVVRERMTTQDVEAITPQTLINIRPVVASIKEFFGTSQLSQFMDQNNPLSGLTHKRRLSALGPGGLSRERAGFEVRDVHPSHYGRMCPIETPEGPNIGLIGSLASYGRVNAFGFVETPYRKVVEGQVTDEVDYLTADEEDRFVIAQANAPLTDELRFAEARVLVRRRGGEVDYVAPDDVDYMDVSPRQMVSVATAMIPFLEHDDANRALMGANMMRQAVPLIKAEAPLVGTGMEYRCATDAGDVIKAEKDGVIQEVSADYVTVANDDGTYTTYRIAKFSRSNQGTSVNQKVVVSEGDRVIEGQVLADGPATENGEMALGKNLLVAFMPWEGHNYEDAIILSQRLVQDDVLSSIHIEEHEVDARDTKLGPEEITRDIPNVSEEVLADLDERGIIRIGAEVVAGDILVGKVTPKGETELTPEERLLRAIFGEKAREVRDTSLKVPHGETGKVIGVRVFDREEGDELPPGVNQLVRVYVAQKRKITDGDKLAGRHGNKGVISKILPIEDMPFLEDGTPVDIILNPLGVPSRMNPGQVLEIHLGWLASRGWDVSGLADEWAQRLQAIGADQVEPGTNVATPVFDGAREDELAGLLQHTIPNRDGERMVLPSGKARLFDGRSGEPFPDPISVGYMYILKLHHLVDDKLHARSTGPYSMITQQPLGGKAQFGGQRFGEMEVWALEAYGAAYALQELLTIKSDDVTGRVKVYEAIVKGENIPEPGIPESFKVLIKEMQSLCLNVEVLSSDGMSIEMRDTDEDVFRAAEELGIDLSRREPSSVEEV encoded by the coding sequence TTGGCCGCCTCGCGCAACGCCTCGACCGCGAATACGAACAACGGCGCAAGCACCGCCCCGCTGCGCATCTCCTTTGCAAAGATCAAGGAGCCCCTCGAGGTTCCGAACCTCCTCGCGCTGCAGACCGAGAGCTTTGACTGGCTGCTCGGCAACGCCGCGTGGAAGGCTCGTGTCGAGGCGGCTCTGGAGTCCGGACAGGACGTCCCCACCAAGTCCGGTCTCGAGGAGATCTTCGAGGAGATCTCGCCGATCGAGGACTTCTCCGGGTCGATGTCGCTGACTTTCCGCGACCACCGCTTCGAGCCCCCCAAGAACTCGATCGACGAGTGCAAGGAGCGCGACTTCACGTACGCCGCGCCGCTCTTCGTCACGGCCGAGTTCACCAACAACGAGACCGGCGAGATCAAGTCCCAGACGGTCTTCATGGGCGACTTCCCGCTCATGACCAACAAGGGCACCTTCGTCATCAACGGCACCGAGCGTGTCGTGGTGTCGCAGCTCGTCCGCTCGCCGGGTGTCTACTTCGACTCCTCCATCGACAAGACGTCCGACAAGGACATCTTCTCCGCCAAGATCATCCCGTCCCGGGGTGCCTGGCTGGAGATGGAGATCGACAAGCGCGACATGGTCGGTGTCCGCATCGACCGCAAGCGCAAGCAGTCCGTCACCGTCCTCCTCAAGGCTCTCGGCTGGACCACCGAGCAGATCCTCCAGGAGTTCGGCGAGTACGAGTCCATGCGCGCCACCCTGGAGAAGGACCACACCCAGGGCCAGGACGACGCGCTGCTCGACATCTACCGCAAGCTGCGCCCGGGCGAGCCGCCGACCCGTGAGGCCGCTCAGACGCTGCTCGAGAACCTCTACTTCAACCCCAAGCGCTACGACCTCGCCAAGGTCGGCCGCTACAAGGTGAACAAGAAGCTCGGCGCCGACGAGCCGCTGGACGCCGGTGTACTCACCACCGACGACGTCATCGCCACGATCAAGTACCTGGTCAAGCTCCACGCGGGCGAGACCGAGACGATCGGCGAGAACGGCACGCAGATCGTCGTCGAGACCGACGACATCGACCACTTCGGCAACCGTCGTCTGCGCAACGTCGGCGAGCTCATTCAGAACCAGGTCCGCACGGGTCTGGCCCGGATGGAGCGCGTCGTGCGCGAGCGCATGACGACCCAGGACGTCGAGGCGATCACGCCGCAGACCCTGATCAACATCCGGCCGGTCGTCGCCTCCATCAAGGAGTTCTTCGGCACCAGCCAGCTGTCGCAGTTCATGGACCAGAACAACCCGCTGTCCGGGCTGACGCACAAGCGTCGTCTGTCCGCGCTCGGCCCGGGTGGTCTGTCCCGTGAGCGGGCCGGCTTCGAGGTCCGTGACGTGCACCCGTCCCACTACGGACGCATGTGCCCGATCGAGACCCCCGAAGGCCCGAACATCGGTCTGATCGGTTCGCTCGCCTCGTACGGCCGCGTCAACGCGTTCGGCTTCGTCGAGACGCCTTACCGCAAGGTCGTCGAGGGTCAGGTCACCGACGAGGTCGACTACCTGACCGCCGACGAGGAGGACCGCTTCGTCATCGCGCAGGCCAACGCGCCGCTGACCGACGAGCTCCGGTTCGCCGAGGCCCGCGTGCTGGTCCGCCGCCGTGGCGGCGAGGTCGACTACGTCGCGCCCGACGACGTGGACTACATGGACGTCTCGCCGCGCCAGATGGTGTCGGTCGCGACCGCCATGATCCCGTTCCTCGAGCACGACGACGCCAACCGTGCCCTCATGGGCGCGAACATGATGCGCCAGGCCGTTCCGCTGATCAAGGCGGAGGCGCCGCTGGTCGGCACCGGCATGGAGTACCGCTGTGCCACCGACGCCGGCGACGTCATCAAGGCGGAGAAGGACGGTGTCATCCAGGAGGTCTCGGCCGACTACGTCACCGTCGCCAACGACGACGGCACGTACACCACGTACCGCATCGCCAAGTTCTCCCGCTCCAACCAGGGCACCTCGGTCAACCAGAAGGTCGTCGTCTCCGAGGGCGACCGGGTGATCGAGGGCCAGGTCCTCGCCGACGGCCCCGCCACCGAGAACGGTGAGATGGCGCTCGGCAAGAACCTGCTGGTCGCGTTCATGCCGTGGGAGGGTCACAACTACGAGGACGCGATCATCCTGTCGCAGCGCCTCGTGCAGGACGACGTCCTCTCCTCGATCCACATCGAGGAGCACGAGGTCGACGCCCGTGACACCAAGCTCGGCCCGGAGGAGATCACCCGGGACATCCCGAACGTCTCCGAGGAGGTCCTCGCCGACCTCGACGAGCGCGGCATCATCCGTATCGGTGCCGAGGTCGTCGCCGGCGACATCCTCGTCGGCAAGGTCACGCCCAAGGGTGAGACCGAGCTGACCCCGGAGGAGCGCCTGCTCCGCGCGATCTTCGGCGAGAAGGCCCGTGAGGTCCGTGACACCTCGCTGAAGGTGCCGCACGGCGAGACCGGCAAGGTCATCGGCGTGCGCGTCTTCGACCGCGAGGAGGGCGACGAGCTTCCCCCCGGTGTGAACCAGCTGGTGCGCGTGTACGTCGCGCAGAAGCGCAAGATCACCGACGGTGACAAGCTCGCCGGCCGTCACGGCAACAAGGGCGTCATCTCCAAGATCCTGCCGATCGAGGACATGCCGTTCCTGGAGGACGGCACCCCGGTCGACATCATCCTCAACCCGCTGGGTGTCCCGTCCCGAATGAACCCGGGACAGGTCCTGGAGATCCACCTCGGCTGGCTCGCCAGCCGCGGCTGGGACGTCTCCGGCCTCGCGGACGAGTGGGCGCAGCGCCTGCAGGCCATCGGTGCCGACCAGGTCGAGCCCGGCACCAACGTCGCCACCCCCGTCTTCGACGGTGCGCGTGAGGACGAGCTGGCCGGTCTGCTGCAGCACACCATCCCGAACCGCGACGGCGAGCGCATGGTGCTCCCCTCCGGCAAGGCCCGGCTGTTCGACGGCCGCTCCGGCGAGCCGTTCCCGGACCCGATCTCGGTCGGGTACATGTACATCCTCAAGCTCCACCACCTGGTCGACGACAAGCTGCACGCGCGTTCGACCGGTCCGTACTCGATGATCACCCAGCAGCCGCTGGGTGGTAAGGCTCAGTTCGGTGGCCAGCGCTTCGGTGAGATGGAGGTGTGGGCGCTGGAGGCTTACGGCGCCGCGTACGCCCTCCAGGAGCTGCTGACCATCAAGTCCGACGACGTCACCGGCCGCGTGAAGGTCTACGAGGCCATCGTCAAGGGCGAGAACATCCCCGAGCCCGGCATCCCCGAGTCCTTCAAGGTGCTCATCAAGGAGATGCAGTCCCTGTGCCTCAACGTGGAGGTGCTGTCCTCGGACGGCATGTCCATCGAGATGCGCGACACCGACGAGGACGTCTTCCGCGCTGCGGAAGAGCTCGGTATCGACCTGTCCCGGCGCGAGCCGAGCAGCGTCGAAGAGGTCTGA
- the rplL gene encoding 50S ribosomal protein L7/L12: MAKLSQEDLLAQFEEMTLIELAAFVSAFEEKFDVTAAAPVAVAAAGVPGAPAEAAEEKDEFDVILTGAGDKKIQVIKVVRELTSLGLKEAKDLVDGTPKPVLEKVAKDAAEKAAESLKAAGASVEVK; encoded by the coding sequence ATGGCGAAGCTGTCTCAGGAAGACCTGCTCGCGCAGTTCGAGGAGATGACCCTCATCGAGCTCGCCGCGTTCGTTTCGGCGTTCGAGGAGAAGTTCGACGTCACCGCCGCCGCCCCGGTCGCCGTCGCCGCCGCCGGTGTCCCCGGTGCCCCGGCCGAGGCCGCTGAGGAGAAGGACGAGTTCGACGTCATCCTCACCGGTGCCGGCGACAAGAAGATCCAGGTCATCAAGGTCGTGCGTGAGCTGACCTCCCTGGGCCTGAAGGAGGCCAAGGACCTCGTCGACGGCACCCCGAAGCCGGTCCTCGAGAAGGTCGCCAAGGACGCCGCCGAGAAGGCCGCCGAGTCCCTCAAGGCCGCCGGCGCCTCGGTCGAGGTCAAGTAA
- the rplJ gene encoding 50S ribosomal protein L10 encodes MARPDKSAAVAELTDKFRSSNAAVLTEYRGLTVAQLKQLRRSLGENAQYAVVKNTLTKIAANEAGISTLDDQFAGPTAVAFITGDPVESAKGLRDFAKENPNLIIKGGVLDGKAISADEIKKLADLESREVLLAKLAGAMKGKQSQAAALFQALPSKLVRTVDALRAKQAEQGGAE; translated from the coding sequence ATGGCGAGGCCCGACAAGTCTGCTGCGGTTGCCGAGCTGACGGACAAGTTCCGCAGCTCGAACGCCGCCGTGCTGACCGAGTACCGCGGTCTCACCGTGGCACAGCTCAAGCAGCTGCGCCGTTCGCTCGGTGAGAACGCCCAGTACGCCGTGGTGAAGAACACGCTGACCAAGATTGCGGCCAACGAGGCCGGGATCTCGACGCTGGACGACCAGTTCGCTGGTCCGACGGCTGTCGCCTTCATCACCGGTGACCCGGTGGAGTCGGCGAAGGGTCTTCGTGACTTCGCCAAGGAGAACCCCAACCTGATCATCAAGGGCGGTGTCCTTGATGGCAAGGCGATCTCCGCCGATGAGATCAAGAAGCTTGCGGACCTCGAGTCCCGCGAGGTTCTGCTCGCCAAGCTGGCGGGCGCCATGAAGGGCAAGCAGTCCCAGGCTGCCGCGCTCTTCCAGGCGCTTCCCTCGAAGCTCGTCCGCACCGTGGACGCGCTCCGTGCCAAGCAGGCCGAGCAGGGCGGTGCCGAGTAA
- the rplA gene encoding 50S ribosomal protein L1, which produces MKRSKALRGADAKVDRERNYAPLEAVRLAKDTATTKFDGTVEVAFRLGVDPRKADQMVRGTVNLPHGTGKTARVLVFATGDRAAAAEAAGADIVGSDELIDEISKGNRLNEFDAVVATPDLMGKVGRLGRVLGPRGLMPNPKTGTVTMDVAKAVNEIKGGKIEFRVDKHSNLHFIIGKVSFDETKLVENYAAALEEVLRLKPSAAKGRYIKKATLTTTMGPGIPLDSNRTRNLLVEEDPAAV; this is translated from the coding sequence GTGAAGCGCAGCAAGGCACTCCGCGGCGCGGACGCCAAGGTCGACCGGGAGCGTAACTACGCCCCCCTCGAGGCCGTCCGTCTCGCCAAGGACACCGCCACCACCAAGTTCGACGGCACCGTCGAGGTCGCCTTCCGCCTGGGCGTCGACCCGCGCAAGGCCGACCAGATGGTCCGTGGCACCGTGAACCTTCCGCACGGCACCGGTAAGACCGCCCGGGTCCTGGTCTTCGCGACCGGTGACCGTGCTGCGGCCGCGGAAGCCGCGGGCGCCGACATCGTCGGCTCCGACGAACTGATCGACGAGATCTCCAAGGGCAACCGCCTGAACGAGTTCGACGCGGTCGTCGCCACCCCGGACCTCATGGGCAAGGTCGGCCGCCTCGGCCGCGTCCTCGGCCCGCGTGGTCTGATGCCGAACCCGAAGACCGGCACCGTCACCATGGACGTCGCCAAGGCCGTCAACGAGATCAAGGGCGGCAAGATCGAGTTCCGCGTCGACAAGCACTCGAACCTGCACTTCATCATCGGCAAGGTTTCCTTCGACGAGACGAAGCTGGTCGAGAACTACGCGGCGGCGCTGGAGGAAGTCCTCCGTCTGAAGCCGTCCGCCGCGAAGGGCCGCTACATCAAGAAGGCGACCCTCACCACCACGATGGGCCCCGGCATCCCGCTGGACTCCAACCGCACCCGCAACCTCCTCGTCGAGGAGGACCCGGCCGCCGTCTGA
- the rplK gene encoding 50S ribosomal protein L11 yields MPPKKKKVTGLIKLQIQAGAANPAPPVGPALGQHGVNIMEFCKAYNAATESQRGMVVPVEITVYEDRSFTFITKTPPAAKLILKAAGVDKGSGEPHKTKVAKLTSAQVREIASVKLPDLNANDLDAAEKIIAGTARSMGITVEG; encoded by the coding sequence ATGCCTCCCAAGAAGAAGAAGGTCACGGGGCTTATCAAGCTCCAGATCCAGGCCGGCGCGGCCAACCCGGCTCCGCCGGTCGGCCCCGCCCTGGGTCAGCACGGCGTCAACATCATGGAGTTCTGCAAGGCCTACAACGCCGCGACCGAGTCGCAGCGTGGCATGGTCGTGCCGGTGGAGATCACGGTCTACGAGGACCGTTCCTTCACCTTCATCACCAAGACTCCGCCGGCCGCCAAGCTGATCCTCAAGGCCGCGGGTGTGGACAAGGGCTCCGGCGAGCCGCACAAGACCAAGGTCGCCAAGCTCACGAGCGCCCAGGTCCGCGAGATCGCCTCGGTCAAGCTGCCCGACCTGAACGCCAACGACCTGGACGCCGCCGAGAAGATCATCGCCGGCACCGCCCGCTCCATGGGCATCACGGTCGAGGGCTGA